In Aegilops tauschii subsp. strangulata cultivar AL8/78 chromosome 3, Aet v6.0, whole genome shotgun sequence, one genomic interval encodes:
- the LOC109764752 gene encoding uncharacterized protein produces the protein MGRAPCCDKASVKRGPWSPEEDELLRSYVRSHGAVGNWIALPQKAGLNRCGKSCRLRWLNYLRPDIKHGGYTEQEDMVICSLYNSIGSRWSIIASKLPGRTDNDVKNYWNTKLKKKAMAMHHHQQQHYHHHGTAGRGHAGGATIATPPPAPQSQCASYMQPSPASASSAVTTASGDAGSFGAMYSPSHQAAPLGHYNVNTAAPLAEFSAMPTPAAANSWAINMAFEDMFLPELVGGGDFSQADLFGGFGASLLQAQDSRAQSSLQELSACYFPNAQAEMWAAAADHVNVKPPGAGLCPSLT, from the exons ATGGGGCGCGCGCCGTGCTGCGACAAGGCGAGCGTGAAGAGGGGGCcgtggtcgccggaggaggacgaGCTGCTGCGGAGCTACGTCCGGAGCCACGGCGCCGTCGGTAACTGGATCGCGCTCCCGCAGAAAGCAG GGCTTAACCGGTGCGGCAAGAGCTGCCGGCTGAGGTGGCTCAACTATCTCCGGCCGGACATCAAGCACGGCGGCTACACCGAGCAGGAGGACATGGTCATCTGCTCCCTCTACAACTCCATCGGAAGCAG GTGGTCTATCATCGCGTCCAAGCTTCCCGGCAGGACGGACAACGACGTCAAGAACTACTGGAACACCAAGCTCAAGAAGAAGGCCatggccatgcaccaccaccagcagcagCACTACCACCACCATGGCACCGCCGGCCGGGGACATGCCGGCGGCGCGACGATCGCCACGCCACCGCCCGCCCCGCAGAGCCAATGCGCATCATACATGCAGCCGTCGCCCGCGTCCGCCTCGTCCGCCGTCACCACCGCGAGCGGCGACGCGGGCAGCTTCGGCGCCATGTACTCCCCATCCCACCAGGCCGCGCCACTCGGTCACTACAACGTCAACACCGCGGCGCCGCTCGCCGAATTCTCGGCCATGCCGACGCCGGCCGCCGCCAACAGCTGGGCCATCAACATGGCCTTCGAGGACATGTTCTTGCCCGAGCTCGTCGGGGGCGGGGACTTCTCCCAGGCGGACCTGTTCGGCGGGTTCGGGGCGTCGCTGCTGCAAGCGCAAGACAGCAGGGCGCAATCGTCCCTGCAGGAGCTCTCCGCCTGCTACTTCCCCAACGCGCAGGCGGAGATGTGGGCGGCCGCCGCCGACCACGTCAACGTCAAGCCGCCGGGCGCCGGCCTGTGCCCCAGCCTGACATGA